The following are from one region of the Paenibacillus sp. KS-LC4 genome:
- a CDS encoding sugar ABC transporter substrate-binding protein, with protein MFKKIMSMSTSIVLASVMLAACGSGNGSTTSNSGNTPGATSTADAGGAANETKPVTINMFTASPEYTDAFNAYIAEYKKVKPNVTINLEIMQADYNTVLKSKIAAGSTPDVFQTTAGGDIDTFAEYSADLTNEPLAAAMTDAVRVNMTSSEGKVLGLPVKGNLMMMIYNKKLLADAGIAAAPKTTAELEDAVAKLEAKGITPFANAYKEWWVWKHIFQNFVNAAAADAGTTPKELVGQFIAGETTFKDHPMLSDNFFQFIDLTVKHGTDKPLERDSNAEVSDFASGKAAFMTGKGAWDEEAIKKITPDIEIGIAGYPVSDKPEQALLVTGADQALRINKDSAVAAETIAFFNWLYTSDYGKKWFSEVAKVIPPIKDAALPDLDMPKQMEEILKTEKSGDLSVNYSLDTFHQKFGELMQSYISGGKTKEQTITEIQQAWIQFGSSM; from the coding sequence ATGTTCAAAAAAATCATGTCCATGTCCACCAGTATCGTCCTGGCTTCGGTCATGCTCGCTGCTTGCGGCAGCGGCAATGGCAGCACCACAAGCAACAGTGGCAATACGCCGGGAGCAACCAGCACAGCAGACGCTGGCGGAGCTGCGAATGAGACAAAACCGGTTACGATCAACATGTTCACCGCTTCTCCCGAATATACCGATGCGTTTAATGCTTACATTGCCGAATACAAAAAAGTAAAGCCGAACGTCACGATCAACCTGGAAATTATGCAAGCCGATTACAATACGGTGCTGAAGTCGAAAATCGCGGCTGGAAGCACGCCGGATGTATTCCAGACGACGGCAGGCGGCGACATTGACACCTTCGCCGAATACAGCGCCGACTTGACGAATGAGCCGCTTGCGGCAGCTATGACGGATGCGGTTCGCGTCAATATGACATCGAGTGAAGGCAAGGTGCTGGGGCTTCCGGTCAAGGGCAATTTGATGATGATGATTTATAATAAAAAGCTGCTTGCGGACGCAGGCATCGCTGCCGCTCCGAAGACGACGGCGGAGCTTGAGGATGCGGTGGCCAAGCTGGAAGCGAAGGGTATTACGCCATTTGCCAACGCCTACAAGGAGTGGTGGGTATGGAAGCATATTTTCCAAAACTTCGTCAATGCTGCCGCAGCAGATGCGGGTACTACGCCTAAGGAGCTGGTAGGTCAGTTCATAGCGGGTGAAACGACCTTTAAAGACCATCCTATGCTAAGCGACAATTTCTTTCAATTTATTGATTTGACCGTAAAGCACGGAACAGACAAGCCGCTGGAGCGTGACAGCAACGCTGAGGTAAGTGACTTTGCTTCAGGCAAAGCGGCCTTCATGACGGGCAAGGGCGCATGGGACGAGGAAGCGATCAAGAAAATTACGCCTGATATTGAGATTGGAATTGCAGGTTACCCGGTCAGCGATAAGCCGGAGCAGGCGCTGCTTGTAACGGGAGCCGATCAGGCGCTGCGCATTAACAAGGATTCCGCTGTCGCGGCGGAAACGATTGCATTTTTCAACTGGCTGTATACGTCCGATTACGGTAAAAAATGGTTCTCGGAGGTCGCGAAGGTCATTCCGCCGATTAAAGATGCAGCGCTGCCGGATCTCGATATGCCGAAGCAGATGGAGGAGATTTTGAAGACGGAGAAATCTGGTGATCTGTCGGTCAACTACTCCCTCGACACGTTCCATCAAAAATTCGGCGAGCTGATGCAGAGCTACATTAGCGGCGGCAAAACGAAGGAGCAGACGATTACCGAAATCCAGCAAGCGTGGATTCAATTCGGCTCCTCGATGTAA